CGGCGGCGGCCTGAATGCCGAAGGTGGCCGAGGAGCAGGCCACGTTCATGTCAAAGGCAAATCCTTCGATCCCTAGCGCCTGCTGGATCTCGATCGCGACCGCCGGATAGGCGCGTTCCAGGTTCGAGGCGGCGCAAATCACCGCGTCGACATCGGCGGCGGTCTTGCCTGCCTGCTCCAGCGCCTTTTTCGCGGCGTACACGGCCATTTCGGTCATGATGCCCGGTTCGTCATCGCCGCGCTGGCGCAGCAGGGGATGCATCACCGCCGGATCCAGTACGCCGGTCTTGTCCATCACGTACCGGTTCTCGATGCCGCTGGCCTTGACGATGAACTCTTCCGAGGAGTGCTGCATCGGTTCCATCTCACCGGCGGCGATGGCCTCGGCATTCTCGGCATTCATCCGGTCGGCATAGGCGTTGAAGGCGGTGACCAGTTCGGCGTTGGTGATGACATTTGGCGGCGTAAAGACTCCGGTGCCGGTGATGGCGGGTCTGAACATGGCGGATTCCTTGAAATCTGGGATTTGCTCAAAATGCAGGCGATAGCGTGAGCGATCAAGAGCGGATGACCCGAGGGAAAGCGGGCAAAAGGGCGAAATCACCTTTCATAACTTGAATGGTTCAGATTTTGAAGTATATCCCGCCACAGAACAGGGCAATCCGATGACCGACCACGACTCTTCTCCACCGAAATCCTACCCGCCCGAGATCGAGGCGATGATGGGGGTCTATGCGCTTTATTGGAAGCTGGAGGAGGTGATCGCGTCCGAGGTCGCTGAAACTTGCCTCAGCCGCCCCGAGGTGCATATGCTGATCAAGCTGGACGCGCCGATGCGCATGGGGGTGCTGGCGCGCGACATGCTGGCGCTGCCCTCGACCATCACCGCCACGGCGGATTCGCTGGAGCGCGCGGGCTATCTGACCCGCAGCCGCGACCCCGACGACCGCCGCGCCTGGCTGTTGGAGTTGACGCCCGAGGGCCGGGCGCTGCGCGCCGAGTTTGTCGCCGATGCCGGTGCGCTGTTTCACGAGGTCTCGGGGCTGGATGCAGCCCAGACCGAGGAATTCGCGCGGCTGGCGCGCAAGATCCGCCTGACCATCCTGGAAACCGGACTATCCGAAGGGTTCAAGACATGAGATTTCTTTTTGCGCTGGGCACCGTGCTGAGCCTTGCCGCGGCCCCCTTTGGCGGCGGATACGCTCGCCAAGCCGGTCAAGCTGATGGTGGTGAGCGAGACCGCACCCGGGTTCTCGCGCCAGTTCTTTGGGCAGGTGGCGGCGCGGCGCACGGTCGACCTGGCGTTTCAGGTGGCCGGCCAGATCGTCCAATTCCCGGTGAACGAGGGCGTGCTGCTGCCCAAGGGCAGTCTGATCGCGCAGCTGGATCTGGAGCCGTTCGAGCTGCAACTGGATCGCGCCCGGCTGCAAAAGGAACAGGCCGACCGCACGGTCGCGCGGCTGAGCCGGCTCAAGGGGACCACGGTCAGCCAGGTGTCGCTGGACGATGCAGAAACCAGTGCGCAGCTGGCCGCCATCGCGCTGCGCGACGCGGAATATGCGCTGGAACATGCGACGCTGACCGCGCCCTTTGACGCGCTGATCTCGCGCCGCAACGTGGCGGCCTTTACCACAGTGGCGGCGGGTACGCCGGTGGCGCGCATCCACGACATGTCGGAGCTGAGGATCGAGGTGGACGTGCCCGAGATCCTGTTCCAGCGCGCGGGCGAGCCCGAGGACGTGACCATCACCGCGACATTCCCGGCCTCGGACCGGGTGTTTCCGCTGCAGATCCGCGAGTTCGATGCCGAGACATCCAGCGTCGGCCAGACCTTCCGCATCAATTTCGGCTTTACCCCGCCGCCCGATCTGAACGTCTTTCCCGGCTCGTCGGTGACGGTGAACGTGCGGGTACGGGATGGTGAGCCGGGCATCGCGGTGCCGCCCTCGGCGATCATTCCCGATGCGGGCGGCGGTCCTGGCGTGATGATCTTTGAGCCCACAGGCGCTGATACCGGAACGGTGCGGCGGCAGGCGGTCGAGATCGCGCCCTTGCCGAACGGATCGGTGCGGGTGCTGTCGGGCCTTGGCGAAGGGAACGAGATCGTCAGTGTCGGCGGTGCCAGCCTGAAGGACGGGCAAGCCGTGCGCCGGTTCACCGGCTTTGGCAACTGAAGGGCCGGGTCATGAACATCGCGCGCCTGTCGATCGAAAAGCCGCTTTATACCTGGTTGATCATCCTGATTTCGCTGGTCGGCGGCATCTGGGGCTTTGCCACGCTGGGCCGGCTGGAAGACCCGGCCTTTACCATCAAACAGGCGGTCATCGCCACGCAGTATCCCGGGGCGACCGCCGAACAGGTGGCGCTGGAGGTCTCTGAACCGCTGGAATCGGCGATCCAGAAGATGGACGAGGTGGATATCATCACCTCGGTCAACCAGCCGGGCCAGTCGCTGATCGAGGTCGAGATCAAGTCGACCTATGACGGGGGCGAGCTGCCCGCGATCTGGACCAAGCTGCGCGCCCGGGTGGGCGATGCCGCCCGCACCCTGCCCGACGGGGTCAGCGCCCCCTTTGTCAATGACAGTTTCGGCGATGTCTATGGCCTGTTCTATGCGGTGACCGCACCGGGATACAGCGATGCGGAACAGCACGAACTGGCCACCTGGCTGCGGCGCGAGCTGCTGGCGGTGCCCGGAGTGGCCGGGGTCGAGGTGGCGGGGCTGCCGGACGAGGCGATATTCGTCGAACCCGATCTGGCGCTGTCGGTGAACCAGAACGTGCCGGTGCAGGCGATTGCCAATGCCATTGCCACCGCCGATTCCGTGCGCGACGCAGGCACCCTGCGCAACGGGGACGGCAAGACCGCGATCCTGCGACCCGAAGGCTCGGACAGTGTGGACGCCATTGCGGGCCTGTCGGTGGGCACGCAAGGCAAGGTGATCAACCTGTTCGACATGGCGCAGGTGCATCGGGGGCGTCAGGCCGACCCGGACCTGATCATCCGCCATAACGGGGGTGAGGCGTTCTCGCTGGGCATTGCCGGGTTGGCGACCGAGAACATTGTCGAGGTGGGCCAACGGGTGGATGCCCATCTGGCGGAACTGGACGGCGATATCCCCGCCGGCGTGACGCTGGAACCTATCTATCAGCAGCATGTGGTGGTCGAGGAGGCGAGCAACGCTTTCCTCGTCAACCTGGCCATGTCGGTGGCCATCGTGGTGGCGGTGCTGGCGCTGTTCATGGGCTGGCGCGCGGCGGTTGTGGTGGGGGCGACCCTGCTCTTGACCGTGGTCGGCACGCTTCTCTTCATGGCGCTGTTTTCCATCGAGATGGAGCGGATCTCGCTGGGTGCGCTGATCATCGCCATGGGGATGCTGGTGGACAATGCCATCGTGGTGGCCGAGGGGATGCAGATCGCCATGCTGCGCGGCAAACCCTCGCGCGCGGCCGCGGACGAGGCGGCGGGCAAGACGCAGATCCCGCTGTTGGGCGCCACCGTGATCGGGATCATGGCCTTTGCCGGGATCGGCCTCAGCCCCGATGCGACGGGCGAGTTCCTGTTCTCGCTCTTTGCCGTGATCGGCATTTCGCTGCTCTTGAGCTGGGTGTTGGCGCTGACGGTGACGCCGCTGTTGGGGCATTACTTTTTCAAGCAGGGGCATGCGGATGCCGCCGATGCCTATGGCGGGCCGCTGTTTCGCGCCTATGCCGCCACTCTCAGGGCCGCGTTGCGGCTGCGCTGGCTGGTGGTTGTGGGGCTGGTTGCGGTAACGGCGGCCTGTTTCGCGGGCTTTGGCCTGATGAAGCAGCAGTTCTTTCCCAATTCGAACACGCCGCTGTTCTTCGTGCATTACAAGCTGCCGCAGGGCACGCCGATCGAGACCACCGCCGGTGATCTGGCCCGGGTCGAGGCCTGGCTGAACAAGCGTTCGGACGTTCTGGCTTACACCACATTTGCCGGGCAAGGCGCGACGCGGTTCATGCTGACCTATGCGGCGGAGAAGCCGAACCCCTCTTACGGCCATATGATCGTGCGAACGGCGAGCATCGAGGATATCCCCGCGCTTCAGGCCGATCTTGAGGCGTTTGGCACCGCCACCTTCCCCGAAGGCGAGTTTCGCACCAGGCGGCTGGTCTTTGGCCCCGGCGGCGGCGACCCGATCCAGGTGCGGTTCTCGGGGCCCGATCCGGCAGTGCTGCGGCAGCTGGCCGATACGGCGATGGGCGAGATGCGGGCGGCCTCGGACAATATCACCGGCGTGCGGTCAAACTGGTACGAGCAGGAACTGGCGCTGCGCCCCGTCTATGCCACCGAGCGGGCGCAGATCGCGGGCGTCAGCCGCGACGATATCGCCGACATGCTGCGGTTTTCCACCGATGGCATCACCAGCGGGGTGCTGCGCGAACGCGACCGGCTGATCCCGATCATCGTGCGCCGCCCCGCCGATGGGCCCTATTCCATCGTCGATCAGGTGGTCTATTCGCCGCTGTCCGAGACATTCGTACCGGTCGAACAGATGGTGGACGGGTTCGAATACGAGGCGGTCAATACGCTGGTGCATCGCCGCGACCGGCTGTTGACGGTGACCGTGGGCGCCGACATTCCCGCCGATCTGACCGCAGCCCAGGTGCATGCCGAGGTGCGCCCGGTCATCGAGGCGATCGACTTGCCTCCGGGTTACCGGATGGAATGGGGCGGCGAGTTCGAGGATTCAGCAAAAGCGCAGGAGAGCCTGGGCAAGCAATTGCCGCTGAGCCTGTTGATCATGGTGCTGATCTCGATCCTGCTGTTCAACGCGATCCGCCAGCCGGTGATCATCTGGCTTTTGGTGCCGATGTCGGTGAACGGGGTGGTGATCGGCCTGTTGGGCACCGGGTTGCCGTTCACCTTTACCGCGCTTCTGGGTCTCTTGAGCCTGTCGGGGATGCTGATCAAGAACGGCATCGTGCTGGTCGAGGAGATCGACCTTGTTAGGGCCGAGGGCAAGCCGCTGCGCGCGGCCATTGTCGAGGCCTCGGTATCGCGGATCCGGCCCGTTATGCTGGCCGCTGTCACCACCATTCTGGGCATGGCGCCGCTGTTGTGGGATGCGTTCTTTGTCTCGATGGCGGTGACCATCATGGGCGGGCTGGCATTCGCCACCGTGCTGACCCTGATCGCGGCGCCGGTGTTCTATGACCTGTTCTTCAGCCGCGAGGCGCGGGCCGGGGCCTGAGAGGGGTGCGGGCGTCAGGCGCCCGCGTCCGTCGCCGGGTCATAGTGATAGTAAAAGCAGGATATCTTGTTGCCATCCGGGTCGCGCAGATAAGCGACATAGAAATCCGGCCCGTAATAGGGCCGGGTTCCCGGCCCGCCCGCATCGGTGCCGCCATGGGCAAGACCGGCAGCGTGAAAGGCGCGGACCTGCGCGGCATTCTTGGCCGGAAAACCCACCATTGTGCCATTGCCGGTGCTGGCGGGCGAGCCATCGAACGGGGCGCAGACCCAGAAGCCGGTGCCATTGTCATAGTCCTGGCCCCAACCGGCCCAGCCCTCGGGCCAGTCGGGCAGGCGCGGCTGATCCAGCACCGCAAAGACCGCGTCATAGAACCGGACCGCGCGGGTCAGGTCGTTGGTGCCGAAGGTGGTGTAGATATTCATGGGGGTGCCTCGCAGGGATCGATTGCGCGATCATGCGTGGTCTCTGGCCCCGGCGAAAGCCTGAAAGACGAATGTTGCATCTGACAGAGAAAGGCCGGGGGACGCCGTCCCCCGGACCCCCTGGGAGTATTTTCGACCAGAAAGAAGCAGGAGAGACCGGTTTTCGCCGGTTTCTCCCGGTTTTTGGGGTGTCACCCCTGAAGGCTGCGCACTTCGATATCGCCTTCGGCCTGGGCCTTGATCGCCAGCGCGGCGGCGTTGCTGCCGGCGGCGGTGGTGAAATAGGGGATCTTGTCATAGAGCGCGATCGAGCGGATGGCCTTGCTGTCGCTCACCGCCTGGGCGCCTTCGGTGGTGTTCATAACCAGATGCACCTGACCGTCCTTCAGCATGTCGACCACGTCGGGGCGGCCCTCATAGACCTTGTTCACGATCTCGCAGGGCACGCCGTGACCCTCCAGCCAGCTTTGCGTTCCGCGCGTGGCAACCAGGGTGAA
The window above is part of the Ruegeria pomeroyi DSS-3 genome. Proteins encoded here:
- a CDS encoding VOC family protein, whose amino-acid sequence is MNIYTTFGTNDLTRAVRFYDAVFAVLDQPRLPDWPEGWAGWGQDYDNGTGFWVCAPFDGSPASTGNGTMVGFPAKNAAQVRAFHAAGLAHGGTDAGGPGTRPYYGPDFYVAYLRDPDGNKISCFYYHYDPATDAGA
- a CDS encoding MarR family winged helix-turn-helix transcriptional regulator, whose translation is MTDHDSSPPKSYPPEIEAMMGVYALYWKLEEVIASEVAETCLSRPEVHMLIKLDAPMRMGVLARDMLALPSTITATADSLERAGYLTRSRDPDDRRAWLLELTPEGRALRAEFVADAGALFHEVSGLDAAQTEEFARLARKIRLTILETGLSEGFKT
- a CDS encoding efflux RND transporter permease subunit, with amino-acid sequence MNIARLSIEKPLYTWLIILISLVGGIWGFATLGRLEDPAFTIKQAVIATQYPGATAEQVALEVSEPLESAIQKMDEVDIITSVNQPGQSLIEVEIKSTYDGGELPAIWTKLRARVGDAARTLPDGVSAPFVNDSFGDVYGLFYAVTAPGYSDAEQHELATWLRRELLAVPGVAGVEVAGLPDEAIFVEPDLALSVNQNVPVQAIANAIATADSVRDAGTLRNGDGKTAILRPEGSDSVDAIAGLSVGTQGKVINLFDMAQVHRGRQADPDLIIRHNGGEAFSLGIAGLATENIVEVGQRVDAHLAELDGDIPAGVTLEPIYQQHVVVEEASNAFLVNLAMSVAIVVAVLALFMGWRAAVVVGATLLLTVVGTLLFMALFSIEMERISLGALIIAMGMLVDNAIVVAEGMQIAMLRGKPSRAAADEAAGKTQIPLLGATVIGIMAFAGIGLSPDATGEFLFSLFAVIGISLLLSWVLALTVTPLLGHYFFKQGHADAADAYGGPLFRAYAATLRAALRLRWLVVVGLVAVTAACFAGFGLMKQQFFPNSNTPLFFVHYKLPQGTPIETTAGDLARVEAWLNKRSDVLAYTTFAGQGATRFMLTYAAEKPNPSYGHMIVRTASIEDIPALQADLEAFGTATFPEGEFRTRRLVFGPGGGDPIQVRFSGPDPAVLRQLADTAMGEMRAASDNITGVRSNWYEQELALRPVYATERAQIAGVSRDDIADMLRFSTDGITSGVLRERDRLIPIIVRRPADGPYSIVDQVVYSPLSETFVPVEQMVDGFEYEAVNTLVHRRDRLLTVTVGADIPADLTAAQVHAEVRPVIEAIDLPPGYRMEWGGEFEDSAKAQESLGKQLPLSLLIMVLISILLFNAIRQPVIIWLLVPMSVNGVVIGLLGTGLPFTFTALLGLLSLSGMLIKNGIVLVEEIDLVRAEGKPLRAAIVEASVSRIRPVMLAAVTTILGMAPLLWDAFFVSMAVTIMGGLAFATVLTLIAAPVFYDLFFSREARAGA
- a CDS encoding efflux RND transporter periplasmic adaptor subunit — translated: MPRPPLAADTLAKPVKLMVVSETAPGFSRQFFGQVAARRTVDLAFQVAGQIVQFPVNEGVLLPKGSLIAQLDLEPFELQLDRARLQKEQADRTVARLSRLKGTTVSQVSLDDAETSAQLAAIALRDAEYALEHATLTAPFDALISRRNVAAFTTVAAGTPVARIHDMSELRIEVDVPEILFQRAGEPEDVTITATFPASDRVFPLQIREFDAETSSVGQTFRINFGFTPPPDLNVFPGSSVTVNVRVRDGEPGIAVPPSAIIPDAGGGPGVMIFEPTGADTGTVRRQAVEIAPLPNGSVRVLSGLGEGNEIVSVGGASLKDGQAVRRFTGFGN